The DNA region CCGGAAGACCTTGCCGAGCAACTGCCACGCATCGAGCGCATCCAGGCTTGGCTGCACTGGGCACGCGGCGCGCTGGACCTGCCGGAGCTGGACCGCCTGTACGGTGAACTGCGCAAACTGGAAGAGCTGGCTCATCTGGACATCAGCGACGAAGTCCTCGACGCCCGCGTTCAGCAAGCCATCACCGTGTTCCAGAGCCGCGCGTGGAAAACCTTGTTGCGTTTGTAACAGCCCTCAAACCACGACGATTATCGTGCCCACTCCGCGTGGGCACGCATTTCCGGACGCTCTGCGTCCGACCTTGAGTGTGCGGCGCAGCGCAGAGTTGTGACGCAGAGCGTCACGAAAAGGCATTTCCACGCAGAGCGTGGGAACGAGAATCACGCGGAGCTTTGGCACGAGAGTAACAAGCCGCATCCCCCTCCCGGCTGAATCCATTTAGCTGCTACAGTAATGCCCGGTCGCACAGAAGGCGCAACGCTGTCACGCCTGGCGACTACTCTTGCTCATGGTCTGTTGATCAATAGTCTCAAGGAGCGCGCATGGCAGCCCTGGCCCCCTCTTCACAGGATCGCTGGCTCGATCTGAACGATGTGTTGCGCGATCTGGTCGCCGAAGGCTTTCTCGGCCAGGACGACTCGGAAACCGCGCTCATCCAGCGCCGCAGTGCGGTGAACATCCAGTTGCACCCTCTCGAATTTCTTGCGTCGCTGCAGTTTGATGACCTGAAACGGCCCGGCAAAAAGCTCGACCTGGAAACACTCACCGCCTGGCTGGCGAAGGCCTGCGACCAGCCCTACATGCGCATCGACCCGCTGAAGATCAACGTAGCGGCGGTCACGCCATTGATGTCCTATGCCTTCGCCCAGCGTCACAAGATTCTCGCCGTGGCGGTGGATCGCGAATCGGTGACCATCGCCAGCGCGCAGCCTTATGTGCGCTCGTGGGAAGCCGACCTTGCCCACGTGCTCAAGCTTCAGGTGAAGCGCGTCGTCGCCAACCCGACAGACATCCAGCGCATGGCGATGGAGTTTTTCCGGTTGGCGAAGTCGGTCAGCGGCGCCAACGCGTCTGAACAGAAAATGAGCAACATGGGCAACTTCGAACAGTTGCTCAAGCTCGGCGCCAGCGATCAGGAACCCGACGCCAACGACGCGCACATCGTCAATATCGTCGACTGGCTGTTTCAATACGCGTTCCAGCAACGTGCCAGCGACATTCACATCGAGCCGCGCCGCGAACAGGGCACTGTGCGCTTCCGCATCGATGGCGTGCTGCACAACGTCTATCAGTTTCCGGCGCAGGTCATCATGGCGATTGTCAGCCGCCTGAAAAGCCTGGGGCGGATGAACGTCGCTGAAAAGCGCAAGCCGCAGGACGGCCGCGTCAAGACCACCACCCCTGAGAACCGCGAAGTCGAACTGCGCCTGTCGACCCTGCCGACGGCATTCGGCGAGAAGATGGTGATGCGGATTTTCGACCCTGAGGTGCTGCTCAAGGATTTCGACCAGCTGGGTTTTTCCAGCGATGATTTGCGGCGCTGGCAGGACATGACCCGCCAGCCCAACGGCATCATCCTGGTCACCGGCCCGACCGGTTCAGGCAAGACCACCACGCTGTACACCACCCTCAAGAAGCTGGCGACCTCGGAGGTCAACCTCTGCACCATCGAGGACCCGATCGAGATGGTCGAGCCTGCCTTCAACCAGATGCAGGTGCAGCACAATATCGAGCTGAGCTTCGCTGCGGGTGTCCGCGCATTGATGCGACAAGACCCGGATATCATCATGATCGGCGAGATTCGCGACCTGGAGACGGCCGAAATGGCGATCCAGGCCGCGTTGACCGGTCACTTGGTGCTCTCGACACTGCACACCAACGATGCACCCAGCGCGATCAGCCGGATGCTGGAACTGGGCGTGCCGCATTACCTGCTCAAAGCCACCATCCTCGGCGTCATGGCCCAGCGCCTGGTGCGCACCTTGTGTCCGCACTGCAAGGCACCGATCAACCTGAACGAAACCGACTGGCAAACCCTCACCCGCCCGTGGCAGGCTCCCGTACCGCCCGGCGCGCATCAGGCGGTGGGCTGCGTGGAATGCCGTGATACGGGTTATCGAGGGCGGGCCGGGGTCTACGAGATCATGGTCATGTCGGACAACATCAAAGCGTTGATCTCCGCAGACCTCGACCTCAACGCCATGCGTCGCCAGGCTTTCAAGGAAGGCATGCGTAGCTTGCGCCTGTCCGGCGCCCAGAAAGTCTCGGCGGGGCTGACTACACTGGAAGAAGTGCTGCGGGTTACGCCACAGAGTGAGCAGCGCTAGACAGGTTAGAGGCGGTATTGCCGCAGCCCGCCAGCTAAAGTGAACCACTTAGTTCACATTGATTGAACTAGTTCATGGCTTTGGCTATCCAACCCCTCAGAACAACCACAGTCGGAGTATCTCACCATGCGTCTCAAGTTTGCTGTCGCCACCGTAGCCTTGCTTTCCATCCCGATGGGTTCAGCGATGGCTGACACCTTCTGGCGTAATGTACTGTCCTCGGGCGCTACCACTGGCTCGAGTTACCTCACCTTCAAGGATCACAAGCTGATCGTTGCCGCTCAGGATGATGCCGGCAGCTACGTCGCCAGCAACGGCGACATTCGTGGTCCGTTTCTGGAAGCGGCTATCCAGCAGGTGCGTAAAGACAATCCTGGCTTGAAAGCGACCGACATGGAACTGGCCAACGCAATCCTGGACAAGAACCTGGTTGCTGAAAGTCAGTAAGCGTCACGCATAAAAAATGCCGCTCGATGAGCGGCATTTTTTTGCGCGGTGATTACTCGCCGATGGCGCTTTTGTAACCTGCGGAGTCCAGCAGTTTAGCCAGATCAGCGTCAGCATCAGTCGGCTTCAGCTTGAAGATCCAGGCGCTGTACGGTTCGCTGTTGAGCGACTCGGGCGAATCGCCCAGTGCTTCGTTGACTTCGACCACTTCGCCCGCCACTGGCGAGTAGATGTCCGAAGCAGCCTTGACCGACTCGACAACGCCAGCAGCATCACCCGCGGCGAACACCTTGCCGATTTCCGGCAGTTCAACGAAAACCACATCGCCCAGCGCTTCCTGTGCGTGGTCCGAGATGCCGACAGTCACGGTGCCATCGGCCTCAAGACGCGCCCATTCATGACTTTCGGCGAAACGCAGCTCGGCGGGAATATTGCTCATTTAGTCATCCTCAACATCGATCGGGTCAGCGGAAAACCCGCCATAGGTTAGATCAGGGCTTTGCCATGTCGCACGAACGCAGGCTGCACCACCCGCACCGGATACCACTTGCCGCGGATTTCCACCTCGGCCCGGTCGGCAGTCGCCATCGGAACACGCGCCAGCGCAATGGATTTGCTCAACGTAGGAGAGAAACTACCACTGGTGATCTCACCTTCGCCAATTTCTGCGATTCTTACCACCTGATGAGCCCGCAACACGCCACGCTCTTCGAGCACCAGACCGACCAGTTTGAAGGCAACCCCTTCGGCTCGTTCGCGCTCCAGAGCCTTGCGGCCTATGAAGTCACGGTCGGCAGGCTCCCAGGCGATGCTCCAGGCAATGTTCGACACCAGCGGTGAAACGCCCTCGCCGATATCCTGACCATACAGGTTCATGCCCGCCTCAAGGCGCAACGTGTCACGAGCCCCCAGGCCGATGGGGGAAATACCCGCGCCGACCAGCTCATTGAAAAAGCTCGGCGCCTGCTCGGCAGGCAGCATGATTTCCAGGCCGTCTTCGCCGGTATAGCCCGTACGTGCGATGAACCAGTCGGCATCATCGCGGCCTTCGAACGGTTTGAGCTCGGTGATCAGCCTGGCGCGCGAGCTGGAAACCAGATCGGCAATCCTCGCCCGGGACCGTGGCCCCTGAATGGCCAGAATCGCCATCTCGCTGCGCTCGTTCAGTTGCACATCGAAGTCGCCCAGTTGCGACTTCATCCAGGCAAGATCCTTGAAACCGTTCGCGGCGTTGACCACCAGACGATAACCTTCGGCGGTCAGGTAGACGATCATGTCGTCGATGATTCCGCCCGCCTCATCCAGCATGG from Pseudomonas syringae includes:
- a CDS encoding GspE/PulE family protein; this encodes MAALAPSSQDRWLDLNDVLRDLVAEGFLGQDDSETALIQRRSAVNIQLHPLEFLASLQFDDLKRPGKKLDLETLTAWLAKACDQPYMRIDPLKINVAAVTPLMSYAFAQRHKILAVAVDRESVTIASAQPYVRSWEADLAHVLKLQVKRVVANPTDIQRMAMEFFRLAKSVSGANASEQKMSNMGNFEQLLKLGASDQEPDANDAHIVNIVDWLFQYAFQQRASDIHIEPRREQGTVRFRIDGVLHNVYQFPAQVIMAIVSRLKSLGRMNVAEKRKPQDGRVKTTTPENREVELRLSTLPTAFGEKMVMRIFDPEVLLKDFDQLGFSSDDLRRWQDMTRQPNGIILVTGPTGSGKTTTLYTTLKKLATSEVNLCTIEDPIEMVEPAFNQMQVQHNIELSFAAGVRALMRQDPDIIMIGEIRDLETAEMAIQAALTGHLVLSTLHTNDAPSAISRMLELGVPHYLLKATILGVMAQRLVRTLCPHCKAPINLNETDWQTLTRPWQAPVPPGAHQAVGCVECRDTGYRGRAGVYEIMVMSDNIKALISADLDLNAMRRQAFKEGMRSLRLSGAQKVSAGLTTLEEVLRVTPQSEQR
- a CDS encoding DUF2388 domain-containing protein; the encoded protein is MRLKFAVATVALLSIPMGSAMADTFWRNVLSSGATTGSSYLTFKDHKLIVAAQDDAGSYVASNGDIRGPFLEAAIQQVRKDNPGLKATDMELANAILDKNLVAESQ
- the gcvH gene encoding glycine cleavage system protein GcvH, with the protein product MSNIPAELRFAESHEWARLEADGTVTVGISDHAQEALGDVVFVELPEIGKVFAAGDAAGVVESVKAASDIYSPVAGEVVEVNEALGDSPESLNSEPYSAWIFKLKPTDADADLAKLLDSAGYKSAIGE
- the gcvT gene encoding glycine cleavage system aminomethyltransferase GcvT, whose product is MGQRTPLFDLHLALGAKMVDFGGWDMPLHYGSQVEEHHQVRRDCGVFDVSHMNVIDVVGRQANAWLRYLLANDVDRLTTPGRALYSAMLDEAGGIIDDMIVYLTAEGYRLVVNAANGFKDLAWMKSQLGDFDVQLNERSEMAILAIQGPRSRARIADLVSSSRARLITELKPFEGRDDADWFIARTGYTGEDGLEIMLPAEQAPSFFNELVGAGISPIGLGARDTLRLEAGMNLYGQDIGEGVSPLVSNIAWSIAWEPADRDFIGRKALERERAEGVAFKLVGLVLEERGVLRAHQVVRIAEIGEGEITSGSFSPTLSKSIALARVPMATADRAEVEIRGKWYPVRVVQPAFVRHGKALI